aatgattgaccattgtagtttcaggataactcccaagactgagctaccatgcaaatcattctaaacactaagggcaccaccatgaatcttctccttgaagatcatagAATTACGTCAAATAatatagggcaccaccatgtaacctccctttgagatccatggaattacgtccaataacataagacaccaccatgtaacctccttAGAGATCTagggaattacgtccatcaaccatacttttaaaaccacatactttcaATCACCAAACATGTCTCATACACTCACATACTTGCAATATAATCACATTACcacatcatactatgcattccaAACATTTCACACACTTGATTCAACCGAAAAGAGAGCAAAAGAGAAGACTGGACTCAAAggattcgcacagcgcaccctaTGCGTAAGGCGAGACAGGATGgtctcgcacagcgcaccccaTTATATCGCCatgcgaattaactcgcagCATGCATCAGACTTTCAACCTTCTCGCATAGCTCACCCAGGTTGCTATGCGAGAGCCTAGACAGAGACCACACCCCAAACCCTCTTGCTTTGCGCCCATCTCGCTCTTCGAATTAAAAGGGTAGTGGTTCCAGACCACCACTagtcgcatagcgacaggaTTCACCAAACAAACCCACAAACAAAGAGCAGCACCCTCCGgtcattcgcacaacgcaccaaCTCGCACAACGAATGACTCAAACAGTGAGCACTCTCTACAaggtctcgctatgcgagacagctcgcatagcgagtctgcataatctgtagaacgcaaattctgcagaattatgcaactcacacACCCTTTACCATTTCTAGTTATTttccccaacttctaacactcctaattcatgttttatacttaattaaacttatctagaTGATCCTAACTCTCCTTATTACTaatctaaagtgattaagatcaagttttatcttttgaaaCATCATTTTCCATAACTTGAGGACCCAATTTCGATTGTACCACTTTTAACATGTTCTAGTCTAGTTTTATGATCCTAAGAAGTCACAAATGACTTGCCTAAGATGTCCCAACAGCCCAAATGTGCCCAGAACTCCTActtcccaaaatcactacctcacttcctctcaagtgACCCAAAACCCTAatagaacacccaaatttccTACTCATTCACTGATACAACAGGTATCTCACCACAAGCACTTCAACATAGTTATTACAGCAATTAAATACGTCCAAACAATATACAAACATCACACTCTAGTTTCCACGGTCCCAAGGTTCAACACATGCAACTAAATCTTTCAAAGTCAAAACACAACATAAACAATACAACAATACAAAACGCAACATACAAATCATGcaaccaaataaaaaaacatatccTAGCTCCCTTTACCTGAGAGTAACTTGACTGAACAGCTCATAAGAACCCTTCAACCGAACCTTGAGTTGTGAGAACTCAACAAACCCTACAAGACACCACATTGGTGACATAAACAGTTCTTAGAGCTAAAATGGAGTGGAAAAactgaagaaaatgaaagcatAAGTCTCATGCAACTACAGAGATTGCATGTGCTAGTTCAAGGACAGAGAAGAAGTTGCATGGAGGGACTTACCAGCTTAGAACCCAAAACAAATCAGGTGATTTCGAAACTCTCTACGCTGCGGATGTTTTGGCACCACCTAAACAGAAGTCTACTGGTTCAGAGAGGATGAATGGAAGAGAGAAGACAGAGGTTGTAGAGAGAAggcaaagaaaaaggaagaactAAGTTTTTAGAGAAAGAATGGAGTTGGATTAATGAACTAGGATGTCTGAAAATGGACTTTTAAATGCAAAGTTCTGgtttcattaaattaattactcCATTaactttctaattatttttcagGTTCTTAcagtttattattaaaaaaaacaagcttataaaaagtaaaaaaaatttatataatataaaataataggattaatgataaataataacacacaaacaaattaaatgaaaaatataatatattttctttatatttattaaaaccattttaattcattaaagtaatataaaatttaatatttatattcttatgtaataattattttatttcttaaaatattcatgcttataaattatgtttttccaTGATTTCTCTATATTCTAGTATcctaatatatttgattatgtgAAATTCGGCAACTACatcttcaaaaaaattaattggatTTCTTGATTCGATAAGTTCTCCAAGATTATATTATCCGGTTTGTTATTATTAAGAGagtaaaatgagaaaaaaaaagtttaaggGTGAAGAATCTTCCTTTTGAGATTGAAGGGATAATTTGATTTGGGTCATTTCTTTGCACTCCATCATTACTAAGTACATGCAATAGTAActcaaaaatactaaaatatcctTTCTCATTATACTATCTCACCATTTTCATAGTTGTTGTATAATCGTTATTACATCTCTATTTTTCATTGTAATATTTGAGaggaagaagaataaaaaaaaggaaagaactcattctagaaaaagaaaattctttaaAGAAAACGTTTCTAAAATTTCTCTAAAAAGAACTTGttctaaaagaaaaacttttaaaattatttgtttaagttAGAAGTTATTTGTGAAAGAACACTTAAATAAGctaaaaataacttattgaaAGAATATTTAAGTAGGAATGACTTGccaaaaaatacttaattaagtcataaataaattatggaaAAACAACCTAAACGTGGTcaatatataataagtttattgtAAAATGAATATTGATTAAGTTAAGAGTGATATGTGGAAAGAATATTCAAGAGGTTAGATTgaaataattacaaaatcaaacaatatcTAGTGGGCTCGTTAAAAATAACAACAAGTTCAATCAATACTAAGAGATTaaccaaataaaaaagataaggGAAGACAAAATGAACGATTGAGAATATATATGACACATCGTGAAGGGATATGACTTTTATGCAACTTGAATTTGGATATGATAAAACCAGcaagtatttataaaaaaagggAAAGGGTAGTCTACAAGGAAAAGTTATTTTGTATAACACTCAACCCTTAGGCTAGTTACATAGACCCTAAAAGCAGCTTTATTAAGAAAGTTgtataaaacaataacaataataattttaacacctcttttatatatatatatatatatatatatatatatatatatatatatatatatatatatatatatatatatatataaggtatGTTTAAAGGCCTAATCTTAGCTGTTTAACAATCTATCCTTTTGAAGTTAATCTTCCTTGCTTCAATTATTGTGTACAGTTGACATGTCATTATTATAAAAGATGTTATGTAACTATTTAACCGGCACAGCTGGACCTGTTGAAAATTCTTTTACttccttaattatttataaatgaaagcTACATTTTTGGATATGTGATTTTAGCAAATGTCTAGAGCTATGAGAATCTTCTAGGTATTTGGTAAAAGCTTCTGTAGTTCCTCTTTTCATCTATAAATCATCAAAATATCCATATAAATGCTTCTTTATCTCTTAAAGTATGAAACAATACAACCCAAAAGGAACACTTTCCTACACTTTACACAAAATCAATTTTCAGACCGCTAGCTGCTGTCACCAATATAACCTATgatagaaatataaaagaattccAGCTATAATATCAGATATAACGAactatatatatcttttatttcatCCTTTCTTCTATTATAGACCTGTAAAGGTTTATCAATTATTCATGctttaatatatcaaaagtCTAAgcactttctcttcttttatatctaaaCTAAAATCAAACCATGTTTATATGGAACCATTGTCATTTATGAAATCATCATTAGGTTTCACTCAAATTTCTTGTTTGCTAAAACCCTGCATGTCATTCACAGTCTTCATATAAGAAACGTTTTCCATGggaataatttaaataagagtatAAGTACATATTAGgtaaaaataacaaagttaactattatatattaaaaaaatactataaaatttttctttctagattttgaattaaaaaaaggtGTCAATTCCTTACTTATATAGGATAAAAGTCACGTATGCAAtgacttttttaaataaaaaaaatcacatattcACTGTTAAATGTATCATTTCAAGACATTGACGATTAGACGTGAGTAAAGAAGGATAAATCTTCACAGTAACAGAAAGTGATTGGCATTCGAAAGTGACCTCAGTACtagaaagaaaaacatgtaATCCTATTACTtagtaaaattagaaaaaagacTCGCTCAAACTCAACTTATCTAAAAGCAGCTACAAATGTTTATTTTGCATTGGCAAATGAACAAAAAAGTATACtcatatatgataataaaaagacaaaaaagtCTACATTACAGAAGAAACAAATACTTTATCCACTCCATCAGGCTGGCCTTGTGATTCTTTCTGTTACTTTGAAGATGATCCATATATATCAATGTCATGTTCTAAATAAGCTTTTAAAATGCTATCCAACTTGAATGTAACTGAACGTGACCCACTGATGAcgcaaaaagaaagaaagttgtTGTAATTAAGATGAACTGAATTTCAATTGTGCTGTCAAGTATGAAGGTAGTCAAGTGAGGTGATATGATCTTTAATTTTCTGTAtggtttatttttgttcatatttgGAAGAACATTTGTCTCTGGGAGTGCTAATTTTTGGTAAGTCAGTATCAGTATAAACATTATtgtatttgatatatttatgttgttttaaGAAATGCGAAAATTGTTGTCCCCGAAGATAAGAAAGTTCATGCATAATGagtctaaaatattataaaggaTTATGTATTGATGTAGAAGTAATAAGTGTGTCATACAAAGATGGTAAATGGGTGAGGgaaataacatataatttatctGTCACCAACTTCACACCTGCAAATCTTCAAGAACCCGTCTTATTCACTTCAAGtctcttttcatctttctttgTTTATCGGAGAAGCTACCCCATCTTTTCATGCTTCTGCAAATATTATATCTACAAATTAATGCAGCCACATTTCACATGACCTGAGAATTTCCTCATGGCTTCTCCATGGGTTCAAGAGCTCCATATTCATCACTTCACCATTCCTGTAACCATTGATAGAATGTCTTCTGTTATGCCGTCAAGGCCTATTCCTGTTAAACCAGGTGACACTTTATACCTTTCCAATCTCGATGACATGATTGGAGCTCGTGTTTTCACACCTACAGTGTATTTTTATCAGTTACACAGCACTGCCTCTTCCCAAAAACCTGTCACAAAAATACTACAATGTGCTCTCGCTGATGTTTTAGTGCCTTACTACCCTTTATCAGGCAGGCTCAGAGAGACGAAGAATGGTAAACTAGAAGTGTTTTTTGGACCGGAGCAAGGAGCACTCATTGTTGAGGCACGATCTGATGTTGCCTTAACTGAATTAGGAGACCTCACAGCTCCGAACCCGGCTTGGGAGCCTTTGATCTTCAAGTTTCCCAATGAAGAACAATACAAAGTCCTGGAAATGCCACTGGTCATTGCTCAGGTGACCCTTTTCCGATGCGGTGGTTTTAGCCTTGGTTTGAGGCTTTGCCATTGCATCTGTGATGGAATGGGAGCCATGCAATTTCTGGGTGCATGGGCTGCTACTGCAAGAACAGGGATGCCGGTTATAGACCCCGTGCCTTGTTGGGACAGGGAAGTTTTCCGGCCACGTGATCCACCGGTGGTTAAATTTCCTCACTTGGAGTTTATGAGAATTGAAGAGGGCTCCAACCTAACAATGACACTGTGGCAAACCAAACCGGTTCAGAAGTGTTACAGGATCAAGCGCGAGTTCCAGAATCGCGTGAAAGCTCTTGCTCAGCCATATGACGCTGCAGGTTGCACCACTTTTGATGCCATGGCAGCTCATATATGGAGATCATGGGTGAAAGCTCTTGATGTGAGGCCACTAGATTACCAGCTTAGGTTAACGTTTTCGGTGAATGCTCGGCACAAGCTGAGAAACCCAGCACTGAAAGAAGGGTTTTATGGAAATGTGGTGTGTGTTGCATGCACAAGAAGCACTGTCTCTGAGCTTGTGCATGGAGAATTACCCGAGACAACCCTTTTGGTTCGAGAGGCCAGACAGAGTGTGTCCGAGGAGTATTTGAGATCTACAGTGGATTATGTCGAAGTGGATAGGCCAAGACAACTTGAGTTTGGTGGGAAACTAACAATAACTCAATGGACAAGGTTCTCAATATACAAGTGTGCAGATTTTGGGTGGGGTAGGCCACTCTATGCTGGTCCTATAGATTTAACTCCCACACCTCAAGTTTGTGTCTTTCTTCCTGAAGGAGAAGCTGATTGCAGTGATGCTTCTATGATCGTGTGCATATGCTTgcctgagtctgctgctcaaaAGTTTACACAAGCTTTGTTGCTCCATTCTGATTTTTGACAAACCTTTTCCTTATTCAACTTATCGTACCTTATGCTgcctttacttcattaattatGCTCTAAATAAAACCTCaatgtttattcatttttataattttatgttgcATCTACTTCATCCACTGTTACCATGTACCAGGTTGAGAGACCAAACTTATACATAACTGGATTACATCTGCCAATTGCAGGCTTTCTTAACTTTCACCATAACAAATGTAAATTCTTTGTATGTCATTCTCTTTCAAGAAATTTCATAGTTCAGAATCAGCTTTAAGATAACAATTTTGGCATTATATgttatacaattatttattaacaaatttagtttagtattttttttttgtttctccgTTATTCTGTAAATAACATGGCTATCACAAGTGTTTACTAAATCACAGGATGGGGTGGTATATATTAGTGCTTTTAAAATTAGTCATCCTCGTTACGGATCGATTTTAGTCAATCTAATTCAATTTACTTcacttaaaaaattcaaatctaatCTTACCCAACACTGATAGATTAGACAggttaatttattgatttatttaattataatattttttttcttcaattccaaaaaaataacaattttttttaattaaaatataaataaagtttaattcaAATACAATTCAGAATTATCTTAAATTCTAAATacaatccaaaataaaaataaagttcaaATACAATCTAAAttcatattaaactccaaaaacaaaaaaaaatacaaaacaaattattatctaatatcaaataattactGTCACttgttcatttataatattaaggttttgaatggataaatctaCAACACGGGTTTAggtttaagatttttatttttttaatataatttaaaatttatgaatggGTTTGTGAGTCAACTGGATTCACTGCGGATTCAATTTGGGTTAGTTGAGTTTTTAACGAATTAGATTCAATTTTTAGTCCtactaaaatttgtaatttttttaaaactcaatttgGCTTGAACTTATGATGGATCAAGTTGACCTATAagttttaacttattttaatagcACTAGTATATATGTTTATCTTTAGTATCATTATAGAAttgaagttaaaaataatttaaatacacaattttttaatatttaaaatattttttaagaataaaatcataacaaaaGTTTTAACTTGGTAATTATCTTAATAGAATTGAGATTGGAatagttaatataaattttaattttattttgtaaataaaataaattttgaaggtattaatttctaattttaatttgtaattactTTTTGAATTCTTACAATTTTATGTTTAtggataaattattttaaatacgtATATTTTTGTGGATCCCAAACTGAAGTTGATGGTTTAGCTACCCTAAATGTGTGGATGAGATGGTTGAGGGTCGTTTTGGTCCTTCTTTGTGAAGATCCAATAACTCTTAACCCTTTCTTCACAATCTCATTAACCTAATTGTGCTACAAGATTAATGGTCTttggtaaaataatatttgtaattaaatcAAACTTTACAATGATTGTTATCCCAAAATTCTTGTTAAAACAAATGATAATTAGAATTGACATCAAAACTATGGTCGAAATTGACCGAAACAGCATTAAATTGCTTGATTCATGAAGCGTCAAAGTTAGTATTTTGTCGAGAGATATTTAGCAAATTATGATTTATGAACTCTTTTAAAAGTCCAAGctttttaattataacaatttaaatataaactattgaAATTTGCATTACTAAAATTGTTATAGTACGTGCTAAACATATATACTCCTTTGAGGGtgactttttttttgtagatgGAAATAGGCTATCCATAGTTGAAGattaaagaaatacaaataatttataaatgtgaAATTTATTAATGTTCTGACAAAAAATAggaatataaatagtttttatgtATTGATTATATAACTTTAACTGCTGGAAATTATAATGATTAGTACGtgacaacttttttatttgttaatctAAATATGTATATGGTCTCTGTTTGTTGTTAGGCATACTATGGCCTACTCCAACATTATttgaagaaattgataaaatgaattaattatgtttaaacaCCAAATGGActaaagttataaattaaacCCCAAGTTTGGAGTTAtcctttttcttcatcaaaattgaaaaatgaaaaaaaaaagaaaaaaagagtgagCCTTAGAAAGAGTAAGTTGTTTTCATTAACTTCATGAAAGAAGTAAAGTATCAAAGAAGTAAAAACAAGTTCATATATTTCAATGTTTCTGGTTAACATCAATGAAGAAGTTTACTAGtataaagaatttatttattaagatagaatattcagaaagtaaaaaaagaaagaagtaatCAAAGATTTTAAATCTTGATTCTTAAACAATATgattgtaatatttaatttttttagaaaaaataaagataaattaaagtTGATTGTATATAATTAAGCAACCGATTTTGGTGATGGGAAGAGGAGGCAGTGACGTGATGATGAGGTGGAAGAATGCAACTGCTATCTACACAGAAACACATACCTAAAGCAAAGTGAATTAAAAGAAACCAGCTTTGACGGCATAGACATGAGAAATTAAGTGTGTGCTTAATTGCTGAGTAATGTTGCTTTCTCCTTTCTCATTTGCCACATGATTCTTCTCATTCTCTCAACCATCTTCCATTAATATGCAACCAAATATCCGGTTCCCATTCTCATCTCTCTTTCGCTAATTAACTAACTTCTCATTATACTTTCCTCCACTTCGCTTTCACACAAATTCTCTCTTCCTACTTTTTCTCACCTTCATTCATCAAAATTACATTCATTCAtcttcaacaaatattttaagaCGTAAAATGTAAATGGAAATGGTTTTTATCACActcaataattttatatctatacaaatcgaattttaaaatagtttaaatactttttttttctttttttttttgaaatatcttttGTAACATTCCAACATTTAACAAAACTAAACTTAAGAATTGATTTTACATAAACAAGAGAATGGTGAATATCCATTATACTTCCTATTATACTCCTTAACTCCACCGTTCAATAGGGCTTGCTCATCTTTGACATTCCCTTGAGCTCACATCATTAAGGTgattaatattgtaaaaaaaaaagacaaaacacacaaaagtaagggtaaaataatatataaaaaaatacatataattcaAGTGTAAATACTATACACCACAAATGAATCAAGTAATCCTAAGCATACAGTTCTAAACTGACTATCCGGATAAGGtatgaatgtcgagctatggcgggtcatgcacttgtaatggcctctactgctttgtagagtcattgtcaatgtgtttcaccctaccacactcacaaggtttgTCCGTTAAACAATGCCTTAGGCCAATGTAAAGCCCCTACACTAGGACCTCCAACTACTCTCACTACGTGCCtcacccctctctacttgagaatgaatgaccGTTAGAGTGttaggatgacccccaaaattGAGTTCCCTACATTCATACCAATAACACTTTGATACAACCATTAAGAATCTTCCTTAGAACTCTTACAAACCTCAAATCCATACcatcatatatttcaaaccaCTGCATTGAACATAAAAGTAATAATCATACCAATTACTTCCAAACATATAAgagaaa
This Vigna angularis cultivar LongXiaoDou No.4 chromosome 4, ASM1680809v1, whole genome shotgun sequence DNA region includes the following protein-coding sequences:
- the LOC108330185 gene encoding fatty alcohol:caffeoyl-CoA acyltransferase is translated as MASPWVQELHIHHFTIPVTIDRMSSVMPSRPIPVKPGDTLYLSNLDDMIGARVFTPTVYFYQLHSTASSQKPVTKILQCALADVLVPYYPLSGRLRETKNGKLEVFFGPEQGALIVEARSDVALTELGDLTAPNPAWEPLIFKFPNEEQYKVLEMPLVIAQVTLFRCGGFSLGLRLCHCICDGMGAMQFLGAWAATARTGMPVIDPVPCWDREVFRPRDPPVVKFPHLEFMRIEEGSNLTMTLWQTKPVQKCYRIKREFQNRVKALAQPYDAAGCTTFDAMAAHIWRSWVKALDVRPLDYQLRLTFSVNARHKLRNPALKEGFYGNVVCVACTRSTVSELVHGELPETTLLVREARQSVSEEYLRSTVDYVEVDRPRQLEFGGKLTITQWTRFSIYKCADFGWGRPLYAGPIDLTPTPQVCVFLPEGEADCSDASMIVCICLPESAAQKFTQALLLHSDF